One Gadus chalcogrammus isolate NIFS_2021 chromosome 4, NIFS_Gcha_1.0, whole genome shotgun sequence DNA segment encodes these proteins:
- the pah gene encoding phenylalanine-4-hydroxylase, producing the protein MCGVTITPPPPRRPRSGQVIPKVEYTAEEKTTWGTVFMELKTLYPTHACREHNRVFPLLEKYCGYRQDNIPQLEEISRFLQSCTGFRLRPVAGLLSSRDFLAGLAFRVFHSTQYIRHASKPMYTPEPDICHELLGHVPLFADPSFAQFSQEIGLASLGAPDEFIEKLATVYWFTVEFGLCKQGTEIKAYGAGLLSSFGELQYCLTDKPQLCPFEPAKTSLQKYPITEFQPVYFVAESFEDAKERVRKFAATIPRPFTVRYNAYTQSIEVLDNTQQLRNLAENINNEMGLLCNALKKLE; encoded by the exons ATGTGTGGAGTaactataacccccccccccccccgccgcccccgcagTGGCCAGGTGATCCCCAAGGTGGAGTACACAGCGGAGGAGAAGACCACCTGGGGCACTGTCTTCATGGAGCTCAAGACGCTGTACCCGACTCACGCCTGCCGCGAGCACAACCGCGTCTTCCCCCTGCTGGAGAAGTACTGCGGCTACAGGCAGGACAACATCCCTCAGCTGGAGGAGATCTCCCGCTTCCTGCAAT CGTGCACGGGGTTCCGTCTGCGGCCCGTGGCCGGCCTGCTGTCCTCCAGGGACTTCCTGGCCGGGCTGGCGTTCCGCGTGTTCCACTCCACACAGTACATCCGCCACGCATCCAAGCCCATGTACACGCCCGAACC GGATATTTGCCACGAGCTGCTCGGCCACGTTCCACTGTTTGCTGATCCCAGCTTTGCACAGTTCTCCCAG GAGATAGGTCTAGCGTCTCTGGGAGCCCCCGACGAGTTCATCGAGAAGCTCGCCACC gtgtacTGGTTCACTGTGGAGTTCGGTCTGTGCAAACAGGGCACTGAGATCAAGGCATACGGCGCTGGCCTGCTCTCGTCGTTCGGAGAACTCCAG TATTGTTTGACGGACAAACCCCAGCTCTGCCCCTTTGAGCCGGCGAAGACCAGCCTCCAGAAATACCCGATCACTGAATTCCAACCCGTGTATTTTGTGGCTGAAAGCTTCGAGGATGCCAAGGAGAGAGTCAG GAAATTTGCCGCTACTATTCCCAGGCCTTTCACGGTGCGCTACAACGCCTACACGCAGAGCATCGAGGTGCTGGACAACACCCAGCAGCTCCGCAACCTCGCTGAAAACATCAACA ATGAGATGGGCCTTCTGTGCAACGCCTTGAAGAAGTTGGAGTGA